Proteins from one Coturnix japonica isolate 7356 chromosome 5, Coturnix japonica 2.1, whole genome shotgun sequence genomic window:
- the BUB1B gene encoding mitotic checkpoint serine/threonine-protein kinase BUB1 beta, whose translation MSRDGDDEWELCKENVQPLRQGRVMATLQEALAQQDTSSHTAAQLKKQEFESEIRFYSGDDPLDVWDRYIKWTEQTFPQGGKESNLSAVLERAVKALNKQQRYYQDPRYLSLWLKFGNCCTEPLDLYSYLHSQEIGTTLAQLYITWAEELEARGSFKKADIIFQEGLNRKAEPLDKLQSHHRQFQTRVSRQTLLGLEEAAHERDTGLLETEEPQRSTLADLKGRGKKNVRAPISRVGDALKASNRNRSFQAPQQLSNNLGFAVFDEDSASASGPEIPILTPQHWTEPPAPRAKENELSAGPWNSGRRPRSNANSGVEVPCPVPSFTPYVEESAQQQVMTPFKIEPSINHVLSARKPEKEDPLQRVQNHHQDTQEKKEAVMYCKDKVYAGVEEFSFEEIRAEVYRKKARKKAEEEMHILAQKKEEIQKKIEELEKKLKEKENHEQQQLHEQPAEVTKPSPPLGLQECTLSTATELGMEQPHLQSECCLSEDIELHKQSCSEDAVFLPPPAPATFFSVFVESSTSPNQNTSRSTDHAQKTARRPLAVRKPVDTVKENLPPEACDELHGIEPLTEDAIVTGSYKHKSLCANPEDTCDFVRAAHLASTPFHGVVAQRIPAPAYSQSVLKEDCPEPKSAPLDEKTPVCEGTYSEALCVNKLSPILEASLEDTRSSGSSVSSGSSLSSVTQISSIKYLHVPEKLELAQSLPAEPIADSGGSSEIVTGDDATQFLWTAEQRKKLLDPVPESLTASPHFHLETGFLPVIEFEKDIELGNETYSIKREYWSNEEYKMLFAVPVNFLQLDAKGFAIKVYSQPVPWDFYITLQLQERLNAEFDQSFSENCSCFLYQDGCAVLHKNINRFTLGDVICGCKSIDKEVILLVVYNLLDVVEKLHKAEIVHGDLRPEVFFLGDRICDPFANNGMARALKVVDFSHSLDLRLQSSVSLPNSFPISQTPHGQQLLAKSCLPYQADLVGIADIAHLMLFGDHIQVYQENSIWKINQNVSKTVGCDFWGKFFQQILNADGKSTELLLRELREEISNMFDSCFQERLCESLVMLGDVFFLEKF comes from the exons agAATTTGAATCAGAAATCAGGTTTTATTCTGGAGATGATCCACTGGATGTTTGGGACAG GTACATCAAGTGGACTGAGCAAACCTTCCCCCAGGGTGGAAAGGAGAGTAACCTCTCTGCAGTATTGGAAAGGGCAGTGAAAGCTCTCAACAAGCAGCAGAGATACTACCAAGATCCCCGCTATCTTAGTCTCTGGCTCAAATTT GGAAATTGCTGTACTGAGCCCTTGGATCTGTACAGTTACCTGCACAGTCAGGAAATTGGTACAACATTGGCACAACTCTATATTACATGGGCTGAAGAACTTGAGGCTAGAGGAAGCTTTAAGAAAGCAGATATCATCTTCCAGGAAGGTCTTAATCGCAAGGCGGAGCCTTTGGACAAACTCCAGTCTCATCACAG GCAGTTTCAGACCCGTGTTTCTAGGCAAACACTACTGGGGCTTGAGGAAGCTGCTCATGAAAGAGATACGGGTCTTCTGGAAACTGAAGAACCTCAGAGGAGCACGCTGGCAGATCTAAAAGgcagggggaagaaaaatgtgagagCTCCAATTAGTCGTGTAGGAGATGCACTCAAAG CCTCAAACCGGAACAGAAGCTTCCAGGCTCCTCAGCAGCTTTCAAACAATCtgggttttgctgtgtttgatGAAGATTCTGCTTCGGCTTCTGGACCTGAGATTCCCATACTTACTCCACAGCATTGGACAGAACCTCCAGCTCCAAGGGCAAAGGAGAATGAACTAAGTGCAGGACCTTGGAACTCTGGGAGG CGTCCTCGCAGCAATGCAAATTCTGGTGTAGAAGTGCCCTGTCCAGTGCCCAGTTTTACCCCATATGTAGAGGagtcagctcagcagcaagTCAT gacTCCCTTCAAGATTGAACCCAGCATAAATCACGTTTTAAGTGCTCGCAAGCCTGAGAAGGAGGATCCTCTACAGCGGGTGCAGAATCACCATCAGGATAcccaggagaagaaagaggcTGTGATGTACTGTAAAGACAAAGTTTATGCTGGAGTGGAAGAATTCTCTTTTGAAGAAATTCGTGCTGAAGtctacagaaagaaagcaagaaagaaagctgaag aGGAGATGCACATCCTAgcacagaagaaggaagaaatacaaaagaaaattgaggaactggagaagaaattaaaggagaaagaaaatcacgAACAGCAACAATTACACGAACAG CCAGCAGAGGTAACAAAGCCTTCACCACCTTTGGGACTACAAGAATGTACTTTATCCACTGCAACAGAACTTGGAATGGAACAGCCTCACTTGCAAAG TGAATGCTGCCTCTCGGAAGATATTGAACTGCATAAACAGTCATGCTCTGAGG atgcAGTGTTCCTTCCCCCACCAGCTCCTGCTACCTTTTTCTCCGTATTTGTTGAATCATCTACTTCACCAAACCAAAATACAAG TCGTTCTACAGATCATGCCCAGAAAACTGCTCGGCGCCCTCTTGCTGTTCGCAAACCTGTGGACACTGTGAAAGAGAACTTACCACCAGAAGCCTGT GATGAGCTGCATGGAATTGAACCTTTGACTGAGGATGCAATTGTGACAGGCTCCTACAAGCACAAAAGCCTTTGTGCCAACCCGGAAGACACGTGTGACTTTGTTAGGGCTGCCCATTTGGCCTCGACTCCCTTTCATGGGGTGGTAGCTCAGAGAATCCCAGCTCCTGCTTATTCACAGAGTGTTCTAAAGGAAGACTGTCCGGAACCCAAGAGTGCACCTCTGGATGAGAAAACACCAGTTTGTGAGGGAACATACAGCGAAGCTCTCTGTGTAAATAAACTGAG CCCAATCCTGGAAGCCAGCCTGGAGGATACTCGTTCATCAGGTTCTTCTGTCTCTTCAGgatcttctctttcctctgttaCACAAATATCCTCAATTAAATACCTACACGTCCCTGAGAAACTGGAACTTGCTCAGAGTTTGCCTGCTGAGCCAATTGCTGATTCTGGAGGTAGCAGTGAAATCGTGACTG GTGATGATGCAACTCAGTTCTTGTGGACTGCTGAACAGCGTAAAAAGCTTCTAGACCCTGTGCCAGAGTCATTGACTGCTTCTCCACATTTTCATTTGGAGACTGGTTTTCTGCCCGTCATTGAGTTTGAGAAAGACATTGAGCTAG GAAATGAGACTTACTCTATCAAACGGGAATATTGGAGCAATGAAgaatacaaaatgctttttgccGTTCCAGTTAACTTTCTCCAGCTGGATGCAAAGGGATTTGCAATAAAG GTGTATTCTCAGCCTGTGCCTTGGGATTTTTATATCACGCTTCAGCTACAGGAGCGTTTGAATGCTGAATTTGACCAAAGCTTCAGTGAAAACTGTAGCTGTTTCTTGTACCAAGAtggctgtgctgttctgcacaAGAATATAAATCGCTTCACGCTTGGG GATGTTATTTGTGGCTGCAAGTCCATTGATAAGGAAGTTATTCTACTAGTTGTTTATAATCTTCTGGATGTGGTGGAGAAGCTCCACAAAGCGGAGATCGTCCATGGAGATCTGAGGCCAGAAGTATTCTTTCTGGGAGACAG gATCTGTGATCCGTTTGCTAATAATGGAATGGCAAGAGCTCTGAAGGTAGTGGATTTCTCTCACAGTCTGGATTTAAGGTTGCAGTCAAGTGTAAGCTTGCCCAACAGCTTTCCAATATCTCAGACTCCTCATGGACAGCAGCTTCTGGCAAAAAGCTGCCTTCCTTATCAG GCAGACTTGGTTGGCATTGCAGATATAGCCCATTTGATGCTGTTTGGTGACCATATCCAGGTCTATCAGGAGAACTCCATCTGGAAAATCAACCAAAATGTATCCAA GACTGTTGGCTGTGATTTCTGGGGTAAATTTTTCCAGCAAATTCTGAATGCAGATGGTAAGTCCACAGAGCTtctgctgagggagctgagagaagaaataagtaACATGTTTGACAGCTGTTTCCAAGAACGTCTTTGTGAATCCTTAGTAATGCTgggagatgttttcttcttggagaaGTTCTGA